A region of Geobacillus sp. 46C-IIa DNA encodes the following proteins:
- a CDS encoding bifunctional UDP-sugar hydrolase/5'-nucleotidase has translation MKQTIYIYHTNDVHSHFEHWPQIARFLSERRREHRARNEAMLLFDVGDFLDRVHPITEATRGKANVELLNELGYDAVTIGNNEGITLDYHELDTLYERAQFPVVVANLFRRDGSRPSWALPYAVVQVAETFRVGLVGVTAPFRHFYESLGWTIAPPFEMLQTAVAEVKQQADCVVVLSHLGVNEDEKIAATIPDVDIILGSHTHHVFPEGKQVNGALLCAAGKYGQYIGVVKLEVEDGRLARTSAAIVDVATLPRSEEVERHLHRLEQESLARLEAERIAELKDDLPLNWFAPSPLAHVLASALREWCQADIGMVNAGVLLEPLAKGTVTKKDVHRICPHPLNPCKVKLRGAELKEIVLEANTERMKHLRFKGFGFRGEVMGEMVYAGVDIETELEEDGAWHIRRITINGEPLDPERLYEVATTDMFAIGHFYPQIQRAAEKTYYMPEFLRDVLAWKLAQ, from the coding sequence TTGAAGCAAACCATCTATATTTACCATACGAACGATGTGCATAGCCATTTTGAGCATTGGCCGCAAATCGCCCGCTTTTTGTCTGAGCGGAGGAGGGAGCATCGCGCGCGCAACGAGGCGATGCTTTTATTTGATGTCGGCGATTTTCTTGACCGCGTTCATCCAATCACCGAGGCGACGCGCGGGAAGGCAAACGTCGAGCTGCTCAACGAACTCGGATATGACGCGGTGACGATCGGCAATAATGAAGGGATCACGCTTGATTACCACGAGCTTGATACGCTGTACGAGCGGGCGCAGTTTCCGGTTGTTGTCGCCAATTTGTTTCGCCGCGACGGGTCACGCCCCTCGTGGGCGCTTCCGTATGCAGTCGTGCAGGTGGCGGAAACGTTTCGCGTCGGGCTCGTCGGCGTGACTGCTCCGTTTCGGCATTTTTACGAGTCGCTTGGCTGGACTATTGCTCCGCCGTTTGAGATGCTGCAAACGGCGGTGGCGGAAGTGAAGCAGCAGGCCGACTGCGTTGTCGTCTTATCCCATCTTGGGGTGAATGAGGATGAAAAAATAGCCGCCACGATCCCGGATGTCGATATTATTTTAGGCTCCCACACCCACCATGTGTTTCCGGAAGGGAAGCAAGTCAACGGCGCGCTCCTTTGCGCGGCGGGAAAATACGGACAATACATCGGCGTCGTCAAGCTGGAGGTGGAAGATGGGCGCTTGGCGCGGACGTCGGCGGCGATCGTCGATGTCGCGACGCTGCCGCGCTCGGAAGAGGTCGAGCGTCATCTTCACCGCCTTGAGCAGGAAAGTTTGGCGCGGCTTGAGGCAGAACGAATAGCCGAACTCAAAGACGATTTACCGCTCAACTGGTTCGCCCCGTCGCCGCTCGCGCATGTGCTTGCCTCCGCCTTGCGCGAATGGTGCCAGGCGGATATCGGCATGGTCAACGCCGGCGTGTTGCTTGAGCCGCTTGCGAAAGGAACGGTGACGAAAAAAGATGTGCATCGTATTTGTCCGCACCCGCTCAACCCGTGCAAAGTGAAGCTGCGCGGGGCGGAGCTCAAAGAAATTGTGCTTGAGGCGAATACGGAGCGGATGAAGCATTTGCGGTTTAAAGGGTTCGGTTTCCGCGGCGAAGTGATGGGAGAAATGGTGTACGCCGGCGTGGACATTGAGACCGAGCTTGAAGAAGATGGGGCATGGCATATCCGCCGCATCACGATTAACGGCGAACCGCTCGACCCGGAGCGGCTGTATGAGGTGGCGACGACCGATATGTTTGCCATTGGCCATTTCTACCCGCAAATTCAACGGGCCGCGGAAAAAACGTACTACATGCCGGAGTTTTTGCGCGACGTCCTGGCTTGGAAATTGGCCCAGTAG
- the yunB gene encoding sporulation protein YunB: MVRPRLLRRGPLPFRYVFLLTFVFFMFSTAASLWIVNKGMKPVLMEIAETETKRIANLVINNAIEQQFQKDNPEFQQLVSVRQDANGKIVSVDFDTAIMNRILSETDDHVMESLKAATEGRIERMVLPEVESGQGNSRGIIYYIPLGQVTNNALLANLGPRIPVQFQIVGNVDSEVTKQIHAYDINSFFIEIDIHIAVDIQVIIPFASKVSTVTTDMPIVMRFIPGEVPQFYNKNGGPISPSLQLPAR; encoded by the coding sequence TTGGTGCGCCCCCGATTGCTGCGAAGAGGCCCGCTCCCGTTCCGCTACGTGTTTTTATTGACGTTCGTTTTTTTTATGTTTTCAACGGCGGCAAGCCTTTGGATTGTGAATAAAGGCATGAAACCTGTGCTGATGGAAATAGCCGAAACCGAAACGAAGCGGATTGCCAACTTGGTGATCAATAACGCTATTGAACAGCAGTTTCAAAAAGACAATCCAGAATTCCAACAGTTAGTCTCGGTCCGGCAAGACGCCAACGGGAAAATCGTGTCGGTCGATTTTGACACCGCGATTATGAATCGTATTTTATCGGAGACGGACGATCATGTGATGGAAAGCTTAAAGGCGGCGACAGAGGGGCGGATTGAACGCATGGTGCTCCCTGAAGTTGAATCTGGTCAAGGGAACAGCCGCGGCATCATTTACTACATTCCGCTCGGGCAAGTGACGAACAACGCACTGTTAGCCAACCTCGGCCCGCGCATTCCGGTCCAGTTTCAAATCGTCGGCAACGTCGATTCCGAAGTGACGAAACAAATTCATGCTTATGATATTAACAGCTTTTTTATTGAAATTGACATCCATATCGCCGTTGATATTCAAGTGATCATTCCGTTTGCCTCAAAAGTTTCCACCGTAACGACTGATATGCCGATCGTCATGCGCTTCATTCCAGGAGAAGTGCCGCAGTTTTACAACAAAAACGGCGGCCCAATCAGTCCGTCTCTCCAGCTGCCGGCACGTTAG
- a CDS encoding YunC family protein, protein MVEVTPIIIDGYLFIAVSVKLPKTNLLAVASDKGYIMCGALDVALLNEKLRDRGIIAGRAVGVRTIEQLLEAPLESVTIAARELGIEPGMKGKDALLKMR, encoded by the coding sequence ATGGTGGAAGTGACGCCGATCATCATTGACGGCTATCTGTTTATTGCCGTATCTGTAAAGCTGCCGAAGACGAATTTGCTGGCGGTGGCGAGCGACAAAGGATATATTATGTGCGGGGCGCTCGATGTCGCCTTATTGAACGAAAAGCTGCGCGATCGCGGCATCATCGCCGGCCGGGCGGTCGGGGTGCGCACGATCGAACAGCTTCTTGAAGCACCGCTCGAGTCGGTGACAATCGCCGCCCGAGAGCTTGGCATTGAACCGGGAATGAAAGGGAAAGACGCGCTGTTGAAAATGCGGTGA